The following coding sequences lie in one Candidatus Neptunochlamydia sp. REUL1 genomic window:
- a CDS encoding M3 family metallopeptidase: MTYTTNFSTLVLRMYAPGNVMALELHQELYQQHLSNPLLDYKRLIPFDQIEPDHFLPAFNAIEEALLPQIEILEEIENPTWESIIVPLEEVEEKIHRVVGPMAHLKLVKDSPALREAWSTVEPRINQLELRIKQSRPLFEAFETLRTSETWNTYSSAQKRVIELRLLEARLKGIHLEDSDLDTFNTFIFRLSELQSSYVSNMIDATKETSFIITDKKELDGIPLPTLKFISESYNTTRLEKDPLSTAQEGPWKLSLTPHVHLTILRHCKCRKTRELLYREQIRKASDGDIDNTPNLIEQLQIRKRLANLLDYENFAELSLASKMAPNVETVKNFLEKLRESSWISGREDLLDVQLFAARAGFKEPFMPWDYAFWTERLREERYHLSEEEMKPYFQLPKVLKGLFDLCQKLFGITIVKPEVQPPVWHKDISYYLIYDNNGKQISSFYFDPFTRSSTKRGGAWTETCLNRTMLNGELQLPIAYIVCNSAPPIGEAPALLTFRELETLFHEFGHALQHMLTKINYGSISGTNGIEWDAIEMASKFMENWCYHKPTLRQITAHYKSGEPLPEVLIEKILSARNFNGGSNMLAQLKYSMCDISLHSDYDPYGIFTPFDVWYEKCLTTSHLPCLEEDRFLCSFHHIFGGNSYAAGYYSYKWAEVLSADAFEAFVEAGEDNWSALHAIGEKFKTTFLELGGSVHPMEVFESFRGRAPTIDALLNQAGLR, translated from the coding sequence TTGACATATACGACAAACTTTTCAACACTTGTCCTCCGAATGTATGCACCCGGGAATGTAATGGCATTAGAACTTCATCAAGAACTATATCAGCAACACCTTTCAAATCCTCTCCTTGACTACAAACGCCTAATTCCTTTTGACCAAATTGAACCCGATCATTTTCTTCCAGCGTTTAATGCGATAGAAGAAGCGCTTCTTCCTCAAATTGAGATCCTTGAAGAAATAGAAAACCCCACCTGGGAATCGATCATCGTTCCCTTAGAAGAGGTTGAGGAAAAGATTCATCGTGTGGTAGGACCTATGGCACACCTTAAACTGGTGAAGGATTCTCCAGCACTTCGCGAGGCGTGGAGTACCGTTGAGCCGCGGATCAACCAACTTGAACTTCGGATTAAACAAAGTCGTCCCCTCTTTGAAGCTTTTGAAACGCTTAGAACTAGCGAAACTTGGAACACTTATTCCTCTGCTCAGAAGCGGGTTATTGAACTCCGTCTTTTGGAAGCTCGGCTGAAAGGGATCCACCTTGAAGACTCTGACCTCGATACATTTAACACGTTTATTTTTCGACTTTCTGAGTTACAAAGCAGCTACGTCTCCAATATGATTGATGCCACGAAAGAAACTTCTTTTATTATTACAGACAAAAAAGAACTCGATGGAATTCCTTTACCCACTTTAAAATTTATTTCCGAATCATACAATACAACGCGCTTAGAGAAAGATCCTCTTTCCACAGCTCAAGAGGGACCCTGGAAACTATCCCTAACTCCCCATGTCCACCTCACGATTTTGCGCCACTGTAAATGCCGCAAAACCCGCGAACTCCTCTACAGAGAGCAAATTAGAAAAGCCTCTGATGGTGATATTGACAACACCCCAAATTTGATAGAACAACTTCAAATCCGGAAAAGACTCGCCAATCTCCTCGACTATGAAAATTTTGCAGAACTAAGCCTCGCTTCAAAAATGGCTCCTAATGTTGAAACCGTCAAAAACTTTTTGGAAAAACTTCGAGAGTCAAGTTGGATCTCTGGAAGAGAAGACCTTTTAGATGTCCAACTCTTTGCGGCACGTGCCGGATTTAAAGAACCCTTTATGCCATGGGATTACGCCTTTTGGACAGAACGTCTTCGCGAGGAAAGGTATCACCTTTCGGAAGAAGAGATGAAACCCTACTTCCAGCTCCCAAAAGTCCTTAAAGGCCTCTTTGACCTCTGCCAAAAACTCTTTGGGATTACAATCGTCAAACCTGAAGTTCAACCTCCTGTCTGGCATAAAGATATCAGCTACTATCTTATCTATGATAATAATGGTAAGCAGATCTCTTCTTTCTATTTTGATCCCTTTACTCGCTCAAGTACAAAACGAGGTGGAGCTTGGACAGAGACTTGCCTTAACAGGACAATGCTCAATGGAGAGCTTCAACTCCCTATTGCTTATATCGTTTGTAACTCTGCTCCTCCGATTGGTGAAGCCCCCGCTCTACTTACCTTCCGCGAGCTTGAAACTCTTTTTCACGAGTTTGGACATGCCCTCCAGCATATGCTCACTAAAATTAATTATGGAAGCATCTCAGGAACCAATGGAATCGAGTGGGATGCGATCGAAATGGCAAGTAAATTCATGGAAAATTGGTGTTATCATAAGCCTACCCTGAGACAAATCACCGCCCACTACAAGTCGGGAGAACCTCTCCCTGAAGTTCTCATCGAGAAGATTCTCTCCGCACGTAATTTCAATGGAGGAAGCAATATGCTAGCCCAACTCAAATATAGCATGTGCGATATCTCCCTTCATAGCGACTATGACCCTTACGGCATCTTCACACCTTTTGATGTCTGGTATGAAAAATGTCTAACCACCTCTCACCTTCCCTGTCTAGAAGAGGACCGCTTTCTCTGTTCCTTCCACCACATCTTTGGAGGTAACTCCTACGCTGCTGGTTACTACTCTTATAAGTGGGCAGAAGTTCTGAGCGCTGATGCCTTTGAAGCTTTTGTTGAAGCAGGAGAAGACAACTGGTCGGCGCTCCATGCAATCGGTGAAAAGTTTAAAACAACTTTTCTAGAACTTGGCGGTAGCGTCCATCCCATGGAGGTTTTTGAATCTTTCCGTGGACGCGCTCCTACAATAGACGCTCTTCTTAACCAAGCGGGATTAAGATAG
- a CDS encoding tetratricopeptide repeat protein — protein sequence MKRFKFLAHFLLLGTTPALLAHPGNAFQNSSHEETGRVVGSLFAHDSFNQLSRELPYSPYLSHEIESIRKKAGFSLPTAAQNHPLDFGHSEIDRKFSFDYGSFFSTSEKERDFNALSHQLRGEKALSFGQYKEATVDLTKTIDLTPTDPIPYLQRSGAYFCMGEYDRSIEDFQTFTEKAPQDTHLNSLSLLLSSTEVLN from the coding sequence GTGAAAAGATTCAAGTTTCTTGCTCACTTTCTTTTGCTTGGAACAACTCCTGCTCTTCTTGCCCATCCAGGCAACGCATTTCAAAACTCTTCTCATGAAGAAACAGGGAGAGTCGTTGGCTCTCTTTTTGCCCATGATAGCTTCAATCAGCTAAGCCGAGAGCTTCCTTACTCTCCTTACCTATCACATGAAATCGAGTCTATTAGAAAAAAAGCTGGCTTTTCTCTTCCAACTGCTGCGCAAAATCACCCCCTAGATTTTGGGCATAGCGAGATCGATAGAAAATTCTCTTTCGATTACGGTTCATTTTTTTCTACTTCTGAAAAAGAAAGAGATTTTAACGCTCTTTCTCACCAATTACGGGGAGAAAAGGCGTTATCCTTTGGTCAGTATAAAGAGGCGACAGTAGATCTTACTAAAACCATCGATCTAACTCCCACAGATCCTATCCCTTACCTTCAAAGAAGTGGAGCCTACTTTTGCATGGGGGAGTATGACCGCTCGATAGAAGACTTCCAAACATTTACAGAGAAAGCCCCTCAAGACACCCATTTGAACTCTCTCTCTCTTTTGCTGAGTTCAACAGAGGTTTTGAATTAG
- a CDS encoding carbohydrate porin: MKTLILALLVVVHLHAGDANFSGTAPKRHQEMTETLQPEVTELSWWDRPYLTGDWNGGRSKLARDGMTVGMSYVADILGNPIGGKAKGGAFAGSFGLDINIDIGKYIALKGLSFYSSVVGRTGTNLSADKIGNQYPAAQVYGGQNIRLNELYLKQVLFKEWLLIKLGRLNAGNDFLQSELCYKFVNNGFDGNPISIFFNGPFTAYPNATWGFLLQFRPYKRILAKMAAYVAQDNVADNKYHGFNWSLNGSDGMQLITEWSYQVNQLKTDTGYPGNYRAGYFYYTDSKGDKFLGGHYHGNSGYYFLVDQMVLRVGDPKLERGLTPFVAVLFAPKDRNLLPFYISSGLVYKGLFPSRPKDYTNLGFIYGKYSTDMKEAQGIAKRTRMTPVPTFGNQPQNFEALVELNHWFQINPWFIIVPDIQYIINPRGLGTTKDALVVGAQISVTL; this comes from the coding sequence ATGAAGACACTTATTTTAGCTCTTTTAGTTGTTGTTCACTTGCATGCTGGTGATGCAAACTTTTCTGGAACTGCTCCAAAGCGGCATCAAGAGATGACTGAAACTCTTCAGCCAGAGGTTACGGAGCTGTCGTGGTGGGATCGTCCTTATCTTACTGGTGACTGGAATGGAGGGCGCTCGAAACTTGCTCGCGATGGGATGACAGTTGGCATGTCTTACGTTGCGGATATCTTAGGGAATCCCATTGGTGGGAAAGCAAAGGGGGGTGCTTTTGCAGGTTCCTTTGGCCTCGATATCAATATTGATATTGGAAAATATATCGCTCTCAAGGGGTTGTCCTTCTATTCCTCAGTGGTGGGGCGTACAGGAACGAATTTAAGTGCCGATAAAATTGGGAATCAATATCCGGCTGCTCAGGTTTATGGGGGCCAAAATATCCGTCTTAATGAATTGTATCTGAAACAGGTTCTTTTTAAAGAGTGGCTTCTCATAAAACTGGGACGTCTTAATGCCGGGAATGATTTTTTGCAGTCTGAACTTTGCTACAAATTTGTGAACAATGGATTTGATGGAAATCCTATCTCCATTTTCTTTAACGGTCCGTTTACAGCCTATCCTAATGCTACGTGGGGCTTTTTGCTTCAGTTTCGTCCATACAAGAGAATATTAGCAAAAATGGCGGCTTATGTTGCTCAAGATAATGTTGCTGATAACAAGTATCATGGATTCAACTGGTCACTTAATGGCTCGGATGGAATGCAATTGATTACCGAATGGTCTTACCAAGTCAATCAACTCAAGACGGATACTGGCTACCCAGGGAATTATCGTGCTGGTTATTTTTACTATACCGATAGCAAAGGTGACAAGTTTTTAGGGGGACATTATCACGGAAACAGTGGATATTACTTCCTCGTTGATCAGATGGTCTTACGGGTGGGAGATCCTAAGTTGGAAAGAGGACTTACGCCTTTTGTAGCGGTTCTCTTTGCTCCAAAAGACCGGAACTTATTGCCATTCTATATTTCTTCTGGGCTTGTCTATAAAGGACTTTTTCCCTCTCGTCCTAAGGACTATACCAATCTAGGATTCATCTATGGAAAGTATAGCACTGACATGAAAGAGGCGCAGGGAATTGCCAAGCGTACAAGGATGACGCCTGTCCCGACTTTTGGAAATCAACCTCAAAATTTTGAAGCTTTGGTGGAACTCAACCATTGGTTTCAAATCAATCCCTGGTTTATTATTGTTCCTGATATCCAATACATCATTAATCCTCGAGGCCTTGGCACAACCAAAGATGCCCTGGTCGTTGGTGCGCAAATCAGTGTGACACTTTAA
- a CDS encoding S1C family serine protease encodes MKSLFFGLLFFSFSVFGMEEMENSVVQIATTHKVYDYESPWAPPTTERSGGSGFIIEGSRIVTNAHVVKDASFIEVRCGSSRDWYEARVKVAGHDCDLAVLELEDPSFFEGKTALQFGSELIHRQEEVAVHGFPVGGREISVSKGIVSRVEIGSYAHSGASLLISQIDAPINPGNSGGPVLSDGKVVGVAHQASFFGQNIGYMIPIPVIKHFMDEVEKGEYLGFPENPFKVQPIRNPAMRAYYGIEKGKGGLLVVEVPENHFLTDFLKPGDILLALDGYEIDSHGWVELEGLGISLPFQYLIMMKHFGDSIDVAVLREGSRLEVTSVVDPKRKGRPLVRQEFDKPPTYYISAGLVFQPLVQNFLRQIDVDQSLGFIDLFYDLFRGKVQRGRDEVVVLSRVLDDIVNVGYQHLEKKIVDQVNGKKIRNIRSLIEITENDEEPYIFIVTRDGVEIVIDREILDTRNQKILNRYSINNDRSVDLQ; translated from the coding sequence GTGAAATCATTATTTTTTGGGTTGCTCTTCTTTAGTTTCTCTGTATTTGGCATGGAAGAGATGGAAAACTCTGTGGTACAAATTGCGACAACTCACAAGGTATATGACTATGAAAGTCCCTGGGCTCCTCCAACAACAGAAAGATCTGGAGGATCAGGGTTTATCATTGAAGGAAGTCGCATTGTTACCAATGCCCACGTAGTAAAAGATGCTTCATTTATTGAGGTCCGCTGCGGATCTTCACGTGATTGGTATGAAGCACGTGTGAAAGTAGCGGGACATGATTGTGATTTGGCGGTTTTGGAATTAGAAGACCCCTCCTTTTTTGAGGGAAAAACAGCGCTTCAATTTGGTAGTGAGTTAATCCATCGCCAGGAAGAGGTTGCTGTTCATGGGTTTCCTGTGGGAGGACGTGAAATATCCGTGAGTAAAGGAATTGTCTCTCGGGTAGAAATTGGAAGTTATGCACATTCTGGTGCCAGCCTTCTGATCTCTCAGATTGATGCACCGATTAATCCTGGTAATAGCGGAGGACCGGTCCTTTCTGATGGAAAGGTCGTGGGAGTTGCGCATCAGGCTTCTTTTTTTGGTCAGAATATCGGGTATATGATTCCCATCCCTGTCATCAAGCATTTTATGGATGAAGTAGAAAAAGGGGAGTATTTAGGTTTTCCAGAAAATCCTTTTAAGGTTCAGCCTATTCGTAACCCTGCTATGCGTGCCTATTACGGTATTGAGAAGGGAAAGGGGGGCCTTCTTGTTGTTGAAGTTCCAGAAAATCACTTTCTTACAGACTTCTTAAAACCTGGAGATATTCTTTTAGCTCTTGATGGATATGAGATTGATTCTCATGGTTGGGTGGAATTGGAAGGTCTGGGAATTTCACTCCCTTTCCAATATTTGATTATGATGAAGCATTTTGGAGATAGCATTGATGTTGCCGTGCTGCGAGAAGGCAGTCGCCTGGAAGTGACGAGCGTTGTGGATCCAAAGCGGAAGGGAAGACCGCTTGTGCGTCAAGAGTTTGACAAACCTCCCACTTACTATATTTCTGCTGGGCTGGTGTTTCAACCTCTAGTACAAAACTTTCTTAGGCAAATTGACGTTGATCAAAGTCTTGGATTCATCGATCTTTTCTATGACCTTTTTCGCGGGAAAGTTCAGCGAGGAAGGGATGAGGTAGTTGTTTTGTCAAGAGTTCTTGATGATATTGTCAATGTGGGATACCAACATCTGGAAAAGAAAATTGTTGATCAAGTTAACGGAAAAAAAATCCGTAATATCCGCAGTCTGATTGAAATAACTGAGAATGACGAGGAGCCTTATATTTTTATTGTTACTCGAGATGGTGTTGAAATCGTTATTGATCGAGAAATTTTAGACACGAGAAATCAGAAAATATTGAACCGGTACTCTATTAATAACGATCGTTCGGTTGATTTGCAATGA
- a CDS encoding DoxX family protein, with protein sequence MYQFFSKFGYKKRQGEWLPILLVRICLGIFFILSGFFKVFHAKQHTALLKTLQKANIPFPEFNAYFVPILEFIGGILILLGLLCSLASLILFAIMIIALVTDRIASVALHGGLMTLENFLYLPEVLFALMFLWLFFSGPGKISLDFVYGKKKRHSTY encoded by the coding sequence ATGTATCAGTTTTTCTCAAAGTTTGGTTACAAAAAAAGACAGGGAGAATGGCTTCCCATTCTACTCGTACGCATTTGTCTAGGAATCTTCTTTATTCTTTCAGGATTCTTTAAAGTTTTTCACGCCAAGCAGCATACGGCTCTTTTGAAAACACTTCAAAAAGCCAACATACCTTTTCCTGAGTTTAATGCTTATTTTGTCCCAATCCTAGAATTTATCGGGGGGATCCTTATTCTCCTTGGGCTCCTCTGCTCACTCGCGTCTCTCATTCTATTTGCCATCATGATTATCGCACTTGTGACCGACCGCATCGCTTCTGTCGCGCTGCATGGTGGACTGATGACTCTCGAAAACTTCCTCTATCTCCCTGAAGTTCTATTTGCCCTCATGTTCCTCTGGCTTTTCTTCTCAGGACCTGGAAAGATCTCGTTAGATTTTGTCTACGGCAAAAAGAAACGCCACTCCACCTACTGA
- the msrA gene encoding peptide-methionine (S)-S-oxide reductase MsrA — protein sequence MEKATFAAGCFWGVEEAFDGLKGVQSTRVGYTGGSAPDPIYKNVCSGDTGHAEAVEIVFDPKEISYDMLLNIFWKTHDPTTLNRQGPDVGTQYRSAIFTHSSKQEKEARASLEKMTPHFDKPIVTQILPAAPFYEAEEYYQKYFKKNQ from the coding sequence ATGGAAAAGGCGACATTTGCAGCGGGATGTTTTTGGGGAGTTGAAGAGGCTTTTGATGGTCTCAAGGGCGTTCAGTCTACTCGGGTGGGATATACTGGTGGGAGTGCTCCTGATCCGATCTATAAAAATGTTTGCTCAGGCGATACTGGTCATGCGGAAGCTGTTGAGATTGTCTTTGACCCCAAAGAAATCTCTTATGATATGCTTCTAAATATCTTCTGGAAAACCCATGATCCAACTACCCTTAATCGGCAAGGGCCTGATGTGGGAACCCAATATCGTTCAGCAATCTTCACACATTCTTCCAAGCAAGAAAAGGAAGCGCGAGCTTCACTGGAGAAGATGACCCCTCACTTTGACAAACCGATTGTCACACAAATTCTTCCTGCTGCCCCTTTTTATGAGGCAGAAGAATACTATCAAAAATATTTTAAAAAGAATCAGTAG
- a CDS encoding amino acid permease — MRVEGNTQGLGTFSGVYLPSVLQMLGVILFMRLGWITGHIGLPKMTLIILMASSILFLTGLSMTSIVTNMKVGSGGSYYIISRSLGMAFGSAIGILLTIAQLTTIAICVSGFAISLQELMPHFSLTFLELCTLAGLTLVSSFPVDFALKTQGIIFCIVVTSIVSVFFGSSANIPETVKVFPSFETVSFWAAFALFFPATTGIESGMAMSGDLKSPSRSLAIGTLGAVFTAYIAYISLSIFLATEIPGDYLKSHPMIIYYISKVGILFILGVWGATLSSALGSMITSPRTLQALAKDNILPSFFSKSPRLAGILIIILATAMTLLTDMNHLLPILSMVCLMTYGLLNFVAFFETLLKNPSWRPLFKTPIALSLVGMVACLVSMFMINAGWTFIVLLAVVGLCFWTTKRNLKGNWNDIRYSIFSFFASTATNKLVHIKKNPRSWRPNILAIVDPELRDHGMINFAHALNQSKGFLTYGTTLPESKSIEFTQTTFEEYFKERDISCFFHINAHKTSALGTHNIVQNYGLGPLQPNTIILKPPEEKLEEFCELICASYELQKNIIIFKGNAIEKKDSIDLWWGGRYHSNFELALALSHLLQSGKEWMKAKITIKTLVKNKAAEIHMTKLFEKYHSVLRFNNLCFKPYLDESTDFYAHIAEYSTEADLTFLGLRAPDFDDYTTYYKRLMKQTAGMKNVAYVLAGEKLNFQEIFE; from the coding sequence ATGCGTGTTGAGGGAAATACACAGGGGCTTGGGACCTTCTCCGGAGTCTATTTACCGAGCGTTTTGCAAATGCTGGGCGTTATTTTATTTATGCGCCTTGGGTGGATTACAGGACACATTGGGCTTCCAAAAATGACGCTCATCATTTTGATGGCCTCTTCGATCCTCTTTTTGACAGGACTATCGATGACTTCAATTGTCACGAATATGAAAGTGGGAAGTGGCGGCTCGTACTACATCATTTCCCGCTCTCTTGGAATGGCTTTTGGGAGCGCGATCGGAATTCTCTTAACCATCGCCCAGCTGACAACGATTGCGATTTGCGTATCGGGATTTGCAATTTCTCTTCAGGAACTGATGCCCCACTTTTCCCTGACATTTCTGGAACTTTGCACTCTTGCAGGGCTTACGCTTGTCTCATCATTCCCTGTCGACTTTGCTCTTAAAACCCAGGGGATTATCTTCTGCATTGTCGTCACCTCTATCGTATCGGTTTTCTTTGGAAGCAGCGCAAATATTCCTGAAACTGTTAAAGTTTTCCCCTCTTTTGAAACGGTCTCATTTTGGGCAGCATTTGCTCTTTTTTTTCCCGCAACAACGGGAATTGAATCAGGAATGGCGATGTCAGGAGATTTAAAAAGCCCCTCTCGTTCTTTAGCCATTGGAACTCTCGGCGCAGTCTTCACGGCCTATATCGCCTACATATCTTTATCCATTTTCTTAGCGACGGAAATTCCTGGTGATTACCTGAAATCCCATCCAATGATCATCTATTATATTTCGAAAGTGGGTATTCTCTTTATCTTAGGAGTTTGGGGAGCAACACTCTCAAGTGCCCTGGGAAGTATGATTACTTCTCCTCGCACGCTTCAAGCCCTTGCAAAAGACAACATCCTTCCTTCTTTCTTTTCAAAAAGCCCTAGGCTGGCAGGAATTTTGATCATTATCCTGGCAACGGCAATGACTTTGCTAACTGATATGAACCACCTCCTTCCTATTCTGTCGATGGTCTGTTTGATGACATACGGCCTCCTAAATTTTGTCGCCTTTTTTGAAACCCTTTTGAAGAACCCTAGTTGGCGTCCTCTTTTTAAAACACCTATTGCCCTTTCGCTCGTTGGAATGGTTGCCTGTTTGGTGAGCATGTTTATGATCAATGCAGGATGGACTTTTATTGTTCTCTTAGCGGTCGTGGGACTCTGCTTTTGGACGACAAAGCGAAACCTTAAGGGAAACTGGAATGACATCCGCTACAGCATTTTTTCTTTTTTTGCTTCAACGGCAACGAATAAGTTAGTCCATATTAAAAAGAATCCACGAAGCTGGCGTCCCAATATACTCGCAATTGTAGATCCTGAGTTGAGAGATCATGGGATGATCAATTTCGCCCATGCTCTCAATCAATCCAAGGGCTTTCTTACCTATGGAACAACTCTTCCAGAAAGTAAAAGTATCGAGTTTACACAAACAACTTTCGAAGAGTATTTCAAAGAGCGGGACATTTCTTGCTTTTTCCATATCAATGCCCACAAAACCTCGGCACTGGGAACACACAATATTGTACAGAACTATGGCTTGGGTCCCTTGCAACCAAACACCATCATTTTGAAGCCCCCAGAAGAAAAGTTAGAAGAGTTTTGTGAACTGATTTGCGCCTCATATGAATTGCAGAAAAACATCATCATCTTTAAAGGGAACGCGATTGAAAAAAAGGACTCTATCGACCTGTGGTGGGGCGGGCGATATCACTCTAACTTTGAGCTAGCCCTTGCATTATCTCACCTGCTACAGTCAGGAAAGGAGTGGATGAAAGCAAAAATCACGATTAAAACACTCGTCAAAAATAAAGCTGCTGAGATTCATATGACGAAACTCTTTGAAAAATACCATTCTGTCCTCCGCTTCAACAATCTCTGCTTTAAGCCATACCTTGACGAATCAACCGATTTTTATGCGCATATCGCTGAATACTCAACAGAGGCCGACTTGACATTCTTGGGGCTAAGAGCCCCCGACTTTGATGACTATACTACTTATTACAAGCGACTCATGAAGCAAACAGCTGGAATGAAGAATGTGGCTTATGTCCTAGCTGGAGAAAAGCTCAATTTCCAAGAGATTTTCGAATGA
- a CDS encoding BPL-N domain-containing protein, which yields MKVLIYADEGVSSFSLQETLKTFRMRYANVETIDHKILCNSDWEKETSLLIIPGGRDIPYDRKLKGKGTAKIRKFVEEGGSFLGICAGAYFASAEVIFEKGTPIEVHEKRELSFFPGAAVGALYPHSPFVYESEKGSHASSVTFKEDELSLYYNGGCTFKDAEKYPGITILARFHDAGDQPAIIHCKVGKGSTILSGVHFEVSPKNLKKEGCEQQMIDQLKISDQKRDRLIAFLMSLLNL from the coding sequence ATGAAGGTGCTAATCTATGCTGATGAGGGAGTTAGCTCATTTTCTCTTCAAGAAACGTTGAAAACTTTTCGCATGCGTTATGCTAACGTAGAGACAATTGATCACAAGATCCTTTGCAACAGTGATTGGGAAAAAGAAACATCTCTTCTTATTATTCCTGGAGGAAGAGACATCCCTTATGACCGAAAACTCAAAGGGAAGGGAACCGCTAAAATCCGAAAGTTTGTAGAAGAAGGAGGGAGCTTTTTAGGTATCTGCGCCGGTGCATATTTTGCCTCTGCCGAAGTCATCTTCGAAAAAGGGACCCCTATTGAAGTCCATGAAAAACGAGAACTTTCTTTTTTTCCAGGAGCGGCTGTAGGAGCGCTCTATCCTCACTCTCCCTTCGTTTACGAATCAGAAAAGGGCTCTCATGCCTCTTCCGTCACTTTCAAAGAGGATGAGCTCAGCCTCTACTATAATGGGGGGTGCACCTTCAAAGATGCAGAGAAATACCCCGGAATTACCATCCTTGCTCGCTTTCATGATGCCGGAGACCAGCCTGCAATTATTCATTGCAAAGTTGGGAAAGGAAGCACTATTCTTTCGGGCGTTCATTTTGAGGTAAGCCCAAAAAATTTAAAAAAAGAGGGCTGCGAACAACAAATGATCGATCAGTTAAAAATTTCGGATCAAAAAAGAGACCGCCTCATCGCTTTTCTCATGAGTTTACTAAACTTATGA
- a CDS encoding MFS transporter: MKSSKRQFWVNFAAASTGNLFEHYDKALFAFLAPFLAPLFFETSSPITALIYTYAMMPLGLFSRPFGALIFGRIGDRKGRKSALYLTLIGMALTTTLMGCIPTYKTAGWIAPSLLALGRLVQNFFASGETTGGSLLILESCPEERRSFYNSLYECSTILGILVASFSVTVLSFQGSIETTWRILYWIGGITGVLGLFMRFAAVEGKISPKPRVSVLPLLWKYRFQFLMIVFTSGFSYANYYMITSFLNGYLPLIGSITREEAMQANTYILGFDFLLLPLAGILATRFPKERLLLFFGGLICLLSIPLYSFLATAPLMVIMAIRLVFVSFGVGFSVVLAPFYQDLIPAESRYTLIAFGNAIGSQFLGTSACSFSFFLYKQTGWVASPALYLMGLATIAIFTIYLGSRLPAARFSKEKEHNTEPR, from the coding sequence ATGAAATCTTCAAAACGACAGTTTTGGGTTAACTTTGCTGCTGCAAGCACGGGGAATCTTTTTGAGCATTATGACAAAGCCCTCTTTGCATTTTTAGCCCCCTTCCTAGCCCCCCTTTTTTTTGAAACTTCATCCCCAATTACCGCACTGATTTACACCTATGCAATGATGCCTCTTGGATTATTTTCAAGACCCTTTGGAGCCCTTATCTTCGGCCGAATTGGGGACCGGAAAGGACGAAAATCTGCTCTATATTTAACATTGATTGGAATGGCCCTTACGACAACCCTTATGGGGTGCATCCCTACCTACAAAACAGCAGGATGGATTGCTCCAAGCCTGCTTGCCCTCGGTCGTTTGGTCCAAAACTTTTTTGCATCTGGAGAAACAACAGGAGGTTCTCTTTTGATCTTAGAATCATGCCCTGAAGAGCGCCGCAGTTTTTATAACAGCCTTTACGAATGTTCAACAATCCTAGGGATCTTAGTCGCTTCTTTTAGTGTAACGGTTCTCAGTTTTCAAGGATCGATTGAAACAACATGGCGGATACTCTACTGGATCGGAGGAATCACCGGTGTTCTTGGCCTATTCATGCGTTTCGCTGCCGTTGAGGGAAAAATTTCACCAAAGCCTCGTGTTTCGGTTCTTCCTCTTCTTTGGAAATACCGATTTCAATTTCTAATGATCGTATTCACTTCTGGGTTTTCTTACGCCAACTACTATATGATCACCTCTTTTCTCAACGGATATCTTCCTCTTATCGGCTCGATTACAAGGGAAGAAGCGATGCAAGCAAATACCTATATCTTGGGATTTGATTTCCTCCTATTGCCCCTTGCAGGAATTTTGGCTACTCGATTTCCAAAAGAGAGGCTCCTCCTCTTTTTTGGAGGATTAATTTGCCTCCTTTCGATTCCCCTCTATTCCTTTTTGGCCACCGCACCATTAATGGTTATCATGGCAATTCGACTAGTATTTGTCTCTTTTGGAGTAGGGTTTTCAGTAGTCTTAGCCCCTTTTTATCAAGACCTTATTCCTGCAGAGAGTCGCTATACATTGATAGCCTTCGGAAATGCAATCGGGTCCCAGTTCTTAGGAACAAGTGCCTGCAGCTTTAGCTTCTTCCTCTATAAGCAAACAGGGTGGGTCGCCTCTCCAGCTCTTTACCTAATGGGACTTGCCACTATAGCAATCTTTACTATCTATCTAGGAAGTCGCCTTCCGGCAGCGCGTTTCTCTAAGGAAAAAGAGCACAATACAGAGCCCCGCTAA